Proteins found in one Microthrixaceae bacterium genomic segment:
- the lpdA gene encoding dihydrolipoyl dehydrogenase, with the protein MEQINPSLYDVVVIGGGPGGYATALYGASAGLKIALIEKDKLGGTCLHRGCIPAKELLETAAVRRAVKHSAEFGVFSEETGIDWNVTIDRKQRVVDTMFGGLKSLVKGRKIDVYEGTGLLGPSHQVNVVGSDGSQSTLLGTAIVLATGSVPRTIGGFEPDGTIVFTSDEFLDLRKLPSSAAVIGGGAIGCEFASTLADMGVAVTILEGLPKILPGCDSDAAKVVERAFKKKGIDIRTGVSVTGHQPRPAGGTTVTFGEGDGLDVDIVVVSIGRTPVSSGVVGEGTDVVIDERGFYVVDPNCRTAEPGVWAVGDCINTPQLAHIGFIEGINVVKDILGENPAPVDYSKVPWAIYCHPEVAFAGHSEESAKAAGYEVVVSKHRFAGNGRAQILGDTDGLVKVIAEKRADGTAGTILGVHMVGPWVTEQLGQGYLAVNWEATVDELAALIQPHPSLSELFGETVIALTGRSLH; encoded by the coding sequence GTGGAACAGATCAACCCCTCGCTCTATGACGTCGTCGTGATCGGCGGCGGACCTGGCGGTTACGCGACCGCGTTGTATGGCGCGAGCGCCGGCCTGAAGATCGCACTCATCGAAAAGGACAAGCTCGGAGGAACCTGCCTGCACCGCGGCTGCATCCCGGCCAAGGAGCTGTTGGAAACCGCGGCGGTGCGCCGGGCCGTGAAGCATTCGGCCGAGTTCGGCGTGTTCTCCGAAGAGACCGGAATCGACTGGAACGTGACGATCGATCGCAAGCAGCGCGTCGTCGACACCATGTTCGGCGGGCTCAAGAGCCTTGTGAAGGGCCGCAAGATCGATGTCTACGAAGGCACCGGGCTGCTCGGGCCGTCCCATCAGGTCAACGTGGTCGGCAGCGACGGCTCGCAGTCGACGCTGCTCGGAACGGCGATCGTGTTGGCGACCGGATCGGTGCCCCGCACGATCGGCGGGTTCGAACCGGACGGAACGATCGTGTTCACCTCCGACGAGTTTCTCGACCTGCGCAAACTGCCGTCGAGCGCGGCGGTCATCGGCGGCGGTGCGATCGGTTGCGAGTTCGCCTCGACCCTGGCCGACATGGGGGTCGCCGTCACGATTCTCGAAGGGTTGCCGAAGATCCTTCCCGGGTGCGACTCAGACGCAGCCAAGGTCGTCGAGCGCGCGTTCAAGAAGAAGGGCATCGACATCCGAACCGGCGTGTCGGTGACCGGTCATCAGCCCCGCCCCGCTGGGGGCACGACGGTGACCTTCGGTGAGGGCGACGGCCTCGACGTCGACATCGTGGTGGTGTCGATCGGACGCACGCCGGTGTCGTCGGGCGTGGTTGGCGAGGGAACCGATGTCGTCATCGATGAACGCGGCTTCTACGTCGTCGACCCCAACTGTCGCACCGCCGAGCCGGGGGTGTGGGCGGTGGGAGATTGCATCAACACCCCGCAGTTGGCACACATCGGATTCATCGAGGGCATCAACGTCGTCAAGGACATCCTCGGCGAGAACCCGGCACCGGTGGACTACTCCAAGGTGCCTTGGGCGATCTACTGCCACCCGGAGGTCGCGTTCGCCGGTCACTCCGAGGAGTCGGCGAAGGCTGCGGGGTACGAGGTCGTGGTATCCAAGCATCGCTTTGCCGGCAACGGTCGCGCCCAGATCCTCGGCGACACCGACGGCCTGGTGAAGGTCATCGCCGAGAAGCGGGCGGACGGAACGGCCGGCACCATTTTGGGGGTGCACATGGTTGGGCCGTGGGTGACCGAGCAGCTTGGCCAGGGGTATCTCGCGGTCAACTGGGAGGCGACCGTGGACGAACTGGCGGCGCTGATCCAGCCGCACCCGTCGCTGAGCGAGCTCTTCGGCGAGACGGTGATCGCACTGACCGGTCGTTCGTTGCACTGA
- a CDS encoding SDR family NAD(P)-dependent oxidoreductase, producing the protein MRDAVGNIASILVLGGGSEIAVETIKALTKRRLRRVVLAVRSPDKVADVVDDLRSRGLEVAAIPFDGADIASHDRVIASAFDDGDFDVVLSAFGQLGDQDELDDDPTAAGELAVVNYAGQVSALTAVAKQLKIQGHGTIVVLSSVAGERVRKDNATYGSTKAGLDGFAQGLGDRLRGTGVGVMIVRPGFVHTRMTEGMDPAPLSTTPDAVAADIVSGLDRGATVIWSPAALRYLFSALRHLPRPLWRIVSNR; encoded by the coding sequence ATGCGCGACGCTGTCGGCAACATCGCTTCGATTCTGGTTCTCGGAGGTGGCTCTGAAATTGCGGTCGAGACGATCAAGGCGCTCACCAAACGGCGTCTTCGGCGAGTCGTTCTCGCCGTGCGCTCCCCCGACAAGGTGGCCGACGTTGTCGACGATCTGCGATCGCGTGGCCTCGAGGTCGCCGCGATCCCGTTCGACGGCGCCGACATCGCCTCCCACGACCGGGTCATCGCCTCGGCCTTCGACGACGGTGACTTCGACGTCGTGTTGTCCGCCTTCGGTCAGCTCGGCGATCAGGACGAACTGGACGACGACCCGACCGCCGCCGGCGAACTCGCGGTCGTGAACTATGCGGGCCAGGTGTCGGCGCTCACCGCCGTCGCGAAACAGCTGAAAATCCAAGGCCATGGAACGATCGTCGTGTTGAGCTCGGTCGCCGGCGAACGGGTCCGCAAAGACAACGCCACCTACGGTTCGACCAAGGCCGGACTCGACGGATTCGCCCAAGGCCTCGGCGACCGCCTCCGTGGAACCGGCGTCGGAGTGATGATCGTGCGACCGGGATTCGTCCATACCAGGATGACCGAGGGCATGGACCCTGCTCCGCTGTCGACGACCCCGGACGCGGTGGCCGCCGACATCGTGTCGGGATTGGACCGAGGCGCGACGGTCATCTGGTCGCCAGCGGCGCTTCGCTACCTGTTCTCGGCCCTGCGGCACCTGCCTCGACCGCTGTGGCGAATCGTGTCGAATCGCTGA